A single region of the Kocuria rosea genome encodes:
- the fusA gene encoding elongation factor G: MALDVLTDLKKVRNIGIMAHIDAGKTTTTERILFYTGISHKIGETHDGASTMDWMAQEQERGITITSAATTCYWHDNQINIIDTPGHVDFTVEVERSLRVLDGAVAVFDGKEGVEPQSETVWRQADKYDVPRICFVNKMDKLGADFYFTVDTIINRLGAKPLVMQLPIGSESEFTGVVDLLTMKAFVWPGDSKGDVSLGAKYEIEEIPADLQERAEEYRNQLVESVAEADDELMEKYLGGEELTLEELKAGIRKLTITSQAYPVLCGSAFKNRGVQPMLDAVIDFLPSPLDVPNVEGHALNNEEEILSRPVDSTAPFSALAFKVANHPFYGQLTYIRVYSGKASNGDQVLNSTKGKKERIGKLFQMHSNKENPVDTVQAGHIYAAIGLKDTTTGDTLCDLQKPIVLESMSFPAPVISVAIEPKTKGDQEKLSIAIQKLSAEDPTFTVSLNEETGQTEIGGMGELHLDILVDRMKREFKVEANVGKPQVAYRETIKKAVEKIDYTHKKQTGGSGQFAKVQMAFEPIPLDAEELYEFDNKVTGGRVPREYIPSVDAGIQDAMRLGVLAGYPVVGVKATLLDGAYHDVDSSEMAFKIAGSMVFKEGARKAQPVLLEPLMAVEVRTPEEYMGEVIGDLNSRRGQIQSMEDVSGIKLVNALVPLSEMFGYIGDLRSKTQGRAVYSMRFDSYSEVPKAVAEEIVQKNRGE, translated from the coding sequence GTGGCACTTGACGTGCTTACCGACCTCAAGAAGGTCCGCAACATCGGCATCATGGCGCACATCGATGCCGGGAAGACCACCACCACCGAACGCATCCTGTTCTACACCGGTATCTCCCACAAGATCGGCGAGACCCACGATGGTGCCTCCACCATGGACTGGATGGCGCAGGAGCAGGAGCGCGGCATCACGATCACGTCCGCCGCGACGACCTGCTACTGGCACGACAACCAGATCAACATCATCGACACCCCGGGCCACGTGGACTTCACGGTCGAGGTCGAGCGCTCCCTGCGCGTGCTCGACGGCGCCGTGGCGGTCTTCGACGGCAAGGAGGGCGTCGAGCCCCAGTCGGAGACGGTCTGGCGCCAGGCCGACAAGTACGACGTCCCCCGCATCTGCTTCGTCAACAAGATGGACAAGCTGGGCGCCGACTTCTACTTCACCGTCGACACCATCATCAACCGCCTCGGCGCGAAGCCGCTGGTCATGCAGCTGCCGATCGGCTCCGAGTCCGAGTTCACCGGCGTGGTCGACCTGCTCACCATGAAGGCCTTCGTCTGGCCGGGCGACTCCAAGGGCGATGTCTCCCTCGGCGCCAAGTACGAGATCGAGGAGATCCCCGCCGACCTGCAGGAGCGGGCCGAGGAGTACCGCAACCAGCTGGTGGAGTCCGTCGCCGAGGCCGACGACGAGCTCATGGAGAAGTACCTGGGCGGCGAGGAGCTCACCCTCGAGGAGCTCAAGGCCGGCATCCGGAAGCTCACCATCACCTCGCAGGCGTACCCCGTGCTGTGCGGCTCCGCGTTCAAGAACCGCGGCGTGCAGCCGATGCTCGACGCCGTCATCGACTTCCTGCCGTCCCCGCTGGACGTCCCGAACGTCGAGGGCCACGCGCTGAACAACGAGGAGGAGATCCTCTCCCGCCCGGTCGACTCGACCGCGCCGTTCTCCGCGCTCGCCTTCAAGGTGGCCAACCACCCGTTCTACGGGCAGCTCACCTACATCCGCGTGTACTCCGGCAAGGCGTCCAACGGCGACCAGGTGCTCAACTCCACCAAGGGCAAGAAGGAGCGCATCGGCAAGCTGTTCCAGATGCACTCCAACAAGGAGAACCCGGTCGACACCGTCCAGGCCGGGCACATCTACGCCGCGATCGGGCTCAAGGACACCACCACGGGCGACACCCTGTGCGACCTGCAGAAGCCGATCGTGCTCGAGTCCATGTCCTTCCCGGCCCCGGTCATCTCGGTGGCCATCGAGCCGAAGACCAAGGGCGACCAGGAGAAGCTCTCCATCGCGATCCAGAAGCTCTCCGCCGAGGACCCCACGTTCACCGTGTCCCTCAACGAGGAGACCGGCCAGACCGAGATCGGCGGCATGGGCGAGCTCCACCTGGACATCCTGGTGGACCGCATGAAGCGCGAGTTCAAGGTCGAGGCGAACGTCGGCAAGCCGCAGGTGGCCTACCGCGAGACGATCAAGAAGGCCGTCGAGAAGATCGACTACACGCACAAGAAGCAGACCGGCGGCTCCGGCCAGTTCGCCAAGGTGCAGATGGCGTTCGAGCCGATCCCGCTGGACGCCGAGGAGCTCTACGAGTTCGACAACAAGGTCACCGGCGGCCGCGTCCCGCGCGAGTACATCCCCTCCGTGGACGCCGGCATCCAGGACGCAATGCGTCTCGGCGTCCTCGCCGGGTACCCGGTCGTGGGCGTCAAGGCCACTCTGCTCGACGGCGCCTACCACGACGTCGACTCCTCCGAGATGGCGTTCAAGATCGCCGGCTCGATGGTGTTCAAGGAGGGTGCCCGCAAGGCGCAGCCCGTCCTCCTCGAGCCGCTCATGGCGGTCGAGGTGCGCACCCCCGAGGAGTACATGGGCGAGGTCATCGGCGACCTGAACTCCCGCCGCGGTCAGATCCAGTCGATGGAGGACGTGAGCGGCATCAAGCTGGTCAACGCCCTCGTCCCGCTGTCCGAGATGTTCGGCTACATCGGCGACCTCCGGTCCAAGACCCAGGGCCGCGCCGTGTACTCGATGCGGTTCGACAGCTACTCGGAGGTCCCCAAGGCCGTCGCCGAGGAGATCGTCCAGAAGAACCGCGGCGAGTAG
- the tuf gene encoding elongation factor Tu, producing the protein MAKAKFERTKPHVNIGTIGHVDHGKTTLTAAISKVLADKYPDLNEQRDFGAIDSAPEEKQRGITINIAHIEYQTEKRHYAHVDAPGHADYVKNMITGAAQMDGAILVVAATDGPMAQTREHVLLARQVGVPYLLVALNKSDMVDDEELLDLVEMEVRELLSDQGFDGDNAPVVRVSALKALEGDPEWVAKVEELMEAVDENVPDPIREMDKPFLMPIEDVFTITGRGTVVTGRAERGTLPINSEVEIVGIRPVQKTTVTGIEMFHKQMDEAMAGENCGLLLRGLKRDDVERGQVVCKPGSITPHTDFEANVYILSKEEGGRHNPFYSNYRPQFYFRTTDVTGVITLPEGTEMVMPGDNTEMTVALIQPIAMEEGLGFAIREGGRTVGSGRVTKIIK; encoded by the coding sequence ATGGCGAAGGCCAAGTTCGAGCGCACCAAGCCGCACGTCAACATCGGCACCATCGGCCACGTCGACCACGGCAAGACGACGCTCACGGCTGCCATCTCCAAGGTCCTGGCCGACAAGTACCCGGACCTGAACGAGCAGCGCGACTTCGGTGCCATCGACTCCGCTCCGGAGGAGAAGCAGCGCGGCATCACCATCAACATCGCGCACATCGAGTACCAGACGGAGAAGCGCCACTACGCGCACGTCGACGCCCCGGGTCACGCGGACTACGTCAAGAACATGATCACCGGTGCGGCGCAGATGGACGGCGCCATCCTCGTGGTCGCCGCCACGGACGGCCCCATGGCCCAGACCCGCGAGCACGTGCTGCTCGCCCGCCAGGTGGGCGTGCCCTACCTGCTGGTGGCCCTGAACAAGTCCGACATGGTCGACGACGAGGAGCTGCTGGACCTCGTCGAGATGGAGGTGCGCGAGCTCCTCTCCGACCAGGGCTTCGACGGCGACAACGCGCCGGTCGTCCGCGTCTCGGCGCTGAAGGCCCTCGAGGGCGACCCCGAGTGGGTCGCCAAGGTCGAGGAGCTCATGGAGGCCGTCGACGAGAACGTGCCCGACCCCATCCGTGAGATGGACAAGCCGTTCCTCATGCCCATCGAGGACGTCTTCACCATCACCGGTCGCGGCACCGTGGTGACCGGCCGTGCCGAGCGCGGCACGCTGCCGATCAACTCCGAGGTCGAGATCGTCGGCATCCGTCCGGTCCAGAAGACCACGGTCACCGGCATCGAGATGTTCCACAAGCAGATGGACGAGGCCATGGCGGGCGAGAACTGCGGCCTGCTGCTGCGCGGTCTCAAGCGTGACGACGTCGAGCGCGGCCAGGTCGTGTGCAAGCCGGGTTCCATCACCCCGCACACCGACTTCGAGGCCAACGTCTACATCCTCTCCAAGGAGGAGGGCGGGCGTCACAACCCGTTCTACTCGAACTACCGTCCGCAGTTCTACTTCCGGACCACCGACGTCACCGGCGTCATCACGCTGCCCGAGGGCACCGAGATGGTCATGCCCGGCGACAACACCGAGATGACGGTCGCGCTGATCCAGCCGATCGCCATGGAGGAGGGCCTCGGCTTCGCCATCCGTGAGGGTGGCCGCACCGTGGGCTCCGGCCGCGTCACCAAGATCATCAAGTAG
- a CDS encoding VOC family protein: MLSTARLVAIVPVRELDRARRFYQETLGLSPADAPEPDSVLFSEDGHTGLQLLLRPDAPASGLTQVSFEVPDVEAAVRELEGRGVRFEDYDLPGLRTVDHVLTADGMRAAWFTDSEGNVLCLHQLTG; the protein is encoded by the coding sequence ATGCTGTCCACCGCGAGACTGGTCGCGATCGTCCCCGTCCGGGAGCTCGACCGCGCCCGCCGGTTCTACCAGGAGACGCTGGGGCTCTCCCCCGCCGACGCCCCCGAGCCGGACAGCGTCCTGTTCAGCGAGGACGGGCACACCGGCCTGCAGCTGCTGCTGCGCCCGGACGCGCCGGCGTCCGGGCTGACGCAGGTCAGCTTCGAGGTCCCCGACGTCGAGGCCGCGGTCCGGGAGCTCGAGGGCCGGGGCGTGCGCTTCGAGGACTACGACCTGCCCGGCCTGCGCACCGTCGACCACGTCCTCACCGCCGACGGGATGCGCGCGGCGTGGTTCACCGACTCCGAGGGCAACGTCCTGTGCCTGCACCAGCTCACCGGCTGA
- the rpsJ gene encoding 30S ribosomal protein S10: MAGQKIRIRLKSYDHEVIDVSARKIVETVTRAGATVVGPVPLPTEKNVYCVIRSPHKYKDSREHFEMRTHKRLIDIIDPTPKAVDSLMRLDLPADVNIEIKL; the protein is encoded by the coding sequence ATGGCGGGACAGAAAATCCGCATCCGGCTGAAGTCTTATGACCACGAGGTCATCGACGTCTCGGCCCGGAAGATCGTTGAGACGGTGACGCGCGCAGGCGCCACGGTGGTCGGCCCCGTGCCGCTGCCCACGGAGAAGAACGTGTACTGCGTCATCCGCTCGCCGCACAAGTACAAGGACAGCCGTGAGCACTTCGAGATGCGCACGCACAAGCGGCTGATCGACATCATCGACCCCACGCCGAAGGCCGTCGACTCGCTCATGCGCCTCGACCTGCCGGCTGACGTGAACATCGAAATCAAGCTGTAA
- the rplC gene encoding 50S ribosomal protein L3, with the protein MTTTFERQVKGLLGTKLGMTQVWDENGKFVPVTVVKADSNVVTQLRNQDRDGYSAVQIGFGAIDPRKVTQPLAGHFEKAGVTPRRHVVELRTADADTYELGQELSVELFEAGQKVDVIGKTKGKGTAGVMKRHGFSGVGASHGAHKNHRKPGSIGGASYPARVFKGMRMAGRMGAVRHTTQNLTVHAVDAENSLLLIKGALPGPKGSVVLVRTAVKGA; encoded by the coding sequence ATGACTACCACTTTCGAACGCCAGGTGAAGGGCCTGCTGGGCACGAAGCTCGGCATGACCCAGGTCTGGGACGAGAACGGGAAGTTCGTGCCGGTGACCGTCGTCAAGGCGGACTCCAACGTCGTGACCCAGCTGCGCAACCAGGACCGTGACGGCTACTCGGCCGTCCAGATCGGGTTCGGTGCGATCGACCCCCGCAAGGTCACCCAGCCGCTGGCCGGCCACTTCGAGAAGGCCGGCGTCACGCCGCGCCGCCACGTCGTGGAGCTGCGCACGGCCGACGCCGACACCTACGAGCTGGGCCAGGAGCTCTCCGTCGAGCTCTTCGAGGCCGGCCAGAAGGTCGACGTGATCGGCAAGACCAAGGGCAAGGGCACGGCCGGTGTGATGAAGCGTCACGGCTTCTCCGGCGTCGGCGCCTCCCACGGTGCCCACAAGAACCACCGCAAGCCGGGATCCATCGGCGGCGCGTCCTACCCCGCTCGCGTGTTCAAGGGCATGCGCATGGCGGGCCGCATGGGCGCCGTCCGTCACACGACGCAGAACCTCACCGTTCACGCCGTGGACGCCGAGAACTCCCTGCTGCTCATCAAGGGCGCCCTGCCGGGCCCCAAGGGTTCGGTCGTCCTCGTCCGCACCGCAGTGAAGGGAGCCTGA
- the rplD gene encoding 50S ribosomal protein L4, whose amino-acid sequence MATQTVNVDLPAEIFDVQTNVPLLHQVVVAQLAAARQGTHKTKNRAEVSGAGRKPFKQKGTGRARQGSIRAPHMTGGGVVHGPTPRDYSQRTPKKMKAAALRGALSDRARNNRIHVVEALVEGTVPNTKAAQATLRGLSDRKNLLVVLHRSDDVAALSVRNLDDVHTLYADQLNTYDVLVSDDVVFTKDAFESFVAAASKKKQEDAK is encoded by the coding sequence ATGGCAACTCAGACCGTCAACGTCGACCTGCCCGCCGAGATCTTCGACGTCCAGACCAACGTGCCCCTGCTGCACCAGGTCGTCGTCGCTCAGCTGGCCGCGGCCCGCCAGGGCACGCACAAGACCAAGAACCGCGCCGAGGTCTCCGGCGCCGGCCGCAAGCCCTTCAAGCAGAAGGGCACCGGCCGCGCGCGCCAGGGCTCGATCCGCGCTCCGCACATGACCGGCGGCGGCGTGGTGCACGGCCCGACCCCGCGCGACTACAGCCAGCGCACCCCCAAGAAGATGAAGGCCGCCGCCCTGCGCGGAGCCCTCTCGGACCGGGCGCGCAACAACCGCATCCACGTCGTGGAGGCACTCGTCGAGGGCACCGTCCCCAACACGAAGGCCGCCCAGGCGACGCTGCGCGGGCTCTCCGACCGCAAGAACCTGCTGGTCGTCCTGCACCGCTCGGACGACGTGGCCGCGCTGTCGGTGCGCAACCTCGACGACGTGCACACCCTCTACGCGGACCAGCTCAACACGTACGACGTGCTGGTCTCCGACGACGTGGTCTTCACCAAGGACGCGTTCGAGTCCTTCGTGGCGGCCGCCAGCAAGAAGAAGCAGGAGGACGCCAAGTGA
- the rplW gene encoding 50S ribosomal protein L23, which yields MSATTIKDPRDVIIAPVVSEKSYGLIDEGRYTFFVAPDSNKTQIKYAVEQIFGVKVESVNTINRAGKRKRTRFGWGQRKGTKRAVVTLKEGTIDIFGGPLA from the coding sequence GTGAGCGCGACCACCATCAAGGACCCCCGGGACGTCATCATCGCGCCGGTCGTCTCCGAGAAGTCCTACGGGCTCATCGACGAGGGCCGCTACACGTTCTTCGTGGCGCCCGACTCGAACAAGACCCAGATCAAGTACGCCGTCGAGCAGATCTTCGGCGTCAAGGTCGAGTCCGTGAACACCATCAACCGTGCCGGGAAGCGGAAGCGCACGCGCTTCGGCTGGGGTCAGCGCAAGGGCACCAAGCGTGCCGTTGTGACCCTCAAGGAAGGCACCATCGACATCTTCGGCGGTCCGCTCGCCTGA